The Micromonospora sp. Llam0 genome includes a window with the following:
- a CDS encoding CpaF family protein: protein MTSTVRWRESPHREAVAALRAEVSRRLTGTEMSAAERDTVVGALVAEVLDRHARDSLAGGRMPLDPPAERAVAAELRESFSALGPFESLLRDPRVTNVFVNGPVVWVVHSDGSKHQVPPLFASRQEMIERVRDIAARSGADERRFDRGMPRVSVRLPDGSRLFATLLAREPSVSIRRYALLNASLDELAARHQLMDPVVRDLLTAMVRARKNMIICGGPYTGKTTFLRAAAKAIGPGERIITIEDTDELALDQDPDHPDCVALQAREPNMEGEGGVDLAELVRYALRMSPDRVFLGEARGGEVVPLLNCMSQGTDGSMATIHTSSSRQAFTKLMVYAAQSEERLPFEATAPLVGVAVNFVVHLAWSANGHRRVVSSIREVVHAEGAEVISNEIWRPGPDGAAVPGAPIRAETVDELAAAGFNPDLLRGW, encoded by the coding sequence GTGACCAGCACCGTACGGTGGAGGGAGTCGCCGCACCGGGAGGCCGTCGCCGCGCTACGTGCCGAGGTTTCCCGGCGGCTGACCGGTACGGAGATGTCGGCGGCCGAACGGGACACGGTCGTCGGCGCTCTGGTAGCCGAGGTGCTCGACCGGCACGCCCGAGACAGCCTCGCTGGCGGGCGGATGCCGCTGGATCCGCCGGCGGAGAGGGCTGTCGCCGCCGAGCTGCGTGAGTCGTTCAGCGCGCTGGGGCCGTTCGAGTCGTTGTTGCGCGATCCGCGGGTGACGAACGTGTTCGTCAACGGGCCGGTGGTGTGGGTGGTGCACTCCGACGGCAGCAAGCACCAGGTGCCGCCGCTGTTCGCCTCCCGGCAGGAGATGATCGAACGGGTCCGTGACATCGCCGCCCGCTCGGGTGCGGACGAACGCCGGTTCGACCGTGGGATGCCCAGGGTCAGCGTCCGGCTGCCGGACGGGTCGCGGCTGTTCGCGACGCTGCTGGCGCGGGAACCGTCGGTGTCGATCCGCCGGTACGCGCTGCTGAACGCGTCGCTTGATGAGTTGGCGGCCAGGCATCAGCTCATGGACCCGGTGGTGCGGGACCTGCTGACGGCGATGGTCCGGGCCCGCAAGAACATGATCATCTGTGGTGGCCCGTACACGGGTAAGACGACGTTCCTGCGGGCCGCGGCGAAGGCGATCGGGCCGGGTGAGCGGATCATCACGATCGAGGACACCGACGAGTTGGCTCTCGACCAGGACCCGGACCACCCGGACTGCGTGGCGTTACAGGCGCGTGAGCCGAACATGGAGGGCGAGGGCGGCGTCGACCTCGCAGAGCTGGTCCGGTACGCCCTGCGGATGTCCCCGGACCGGGTGTTCCTCGGTGAGGCGCGCGGCGGGGAGGTCGTCCCGTTGCTCAACTGTATGAGTCAGGGCACCGACGGGAGCATGGCGACCATCCATACCTCCAGCTCGAGGCAGGCGTTCACGAAGCTGATGGTGTACGCGGCGCAGTCCGAGGAGCGGCTGCCGTTCGAGGCGACCGCGCCGCTGGTCGGGGTGGCGGTCAACTTCGTGGTCCACCTGGCCTGGTCGGCGAACGGTCACCGCCGGGTGGTGTCGAGCATCCGTGAGGTGGTGCACGCCGAGGGCGCCGAGGTGATCTCGAACGAGATCTGGCGGCCGGGCCCCGACGGCGCGGCCGTGCCGGGCGCGCCGATCCGCGCGGAGACCGTCGACGAGCTGGCCGCGGCCGGGTTCAACCCCGACCTGCTGCGGGGCTGGTGA
- a CDS encoding TadE/TadG family type IV pilus assembly protein — protein MRLTRPPGAARTRAAPWRRRGRDDRGSTAVEFAIGAPVIVGLLLLLVQAFFFGMGSLAAHAAADHGVQTARVHGGSAAAGQAEAAELLDQLGGWFVDDPTVTVHRGPQTTTVTISGTVHGLPVPVTATVRAPTEQVTTP, from the coding sequence ATGCGACTCACACGCCCACCGGGTGCCGCCAGGACGAGGGCCGCGCCCTGGCGGCGCCGCGGGCGCGACGACCGCGGCTCCACCGCGGTCGAGTTCGCCATCGGCGCCCCGGTGATCGTCGGTCTGCTCCTGCTGCTCGTGCAGGCGTTCTTCTTCGGCATGGGCAGCCTGGCCGCGCACGCCGCCGCCGACCACGGCGTGCAGACAGCCCGGGTGCACGGCGGCAGCGCCGCCGCCGGCCAGGCCGAGGCCGCCGAACTGCTCGACCAGCTCGGCGGCTGGTTCGTCGACGACCCGACGGTGACGGTGCACCGCGGCCCGCAAACCACGACGGTCACCATCAGCGGGACCGTGCACGGCCTGCCCGTTCCGGTCACCGCCACCGTGCGGGCACCGACCGAACAGGTCACCACCCCATGA
- a CDS encoding TadE family protein: MTGVPLTTRAAATPARRRLRGDRGTVAVELAIGVPMLVLVVLIAAAAFVMGRANLDVNAAAGAAARAASLARSATTATSAAVSAATANLADRCAGLTIDVDTGGFRRGGQVRVTVSCTVTTRGLTGIGLPGSTTFTATATSPIDVFRHIALDTASGTYPEDTDHA, from the coding sequence ATGACCGGCGTACCCCTGACCACCCGCGCCGCCGCCACCCCCGCACGGCGGCGGCTACGCGGCGACCGGGGCACCGTCGCGGTGGAACTGGCCATCGGGGTACCCATGCTGGTGCTGGTGGTGCTGATCGCCGCCGCCGCGTTCGTCATGGGCCGGGCGAACCTCGACGTCAACGCCGCGGCCGGCGCGGCCGCCCGGGCCGCGTCGCTGGCGCGCAGCGCGACCACGGCGACCAGCGCCGCCGTCAGCGCCGCCACGGCCAACCTCGCCGACCGATGCGCCGGGCTCACCATCGACGTCGACACCGGCGGGTTCCGCCGCGGCGGGCAGGTCCGGGTCACCGTGTCGTGCACCGTGACGACCCGCGGGCTCACCGGGATCGGACTGCCCGGCAGCACCACCTTCACGGCCACCGCGACCAGCCCCATCGACGTGTTCCGGCACATCGCTCTCGACACGGCCAGCGGCACGTACCCGGAGGACACCGATCATGCCTGA
- a CDS encoding type II secretion system F family protein — protein MIQLIVIGALLGAALAWLVTAVAPRRLSVAEALDAVRRPPAPPLAGVARAQHAVAAPLYQLRLPRAQTLLDLAVLERDPTSFLVTQLGLAALGLVAPTATVAGLNLMGAGIGWGVPLGLSVLLAAGGYVVAELSVREEADQRRLLMRHTIAALLDVIPTALAAGAGIEQAMTSTSRNASGWAAQRIRDALAHARDNHIPIAQALRELGEQTGVVELEQLAGSLHLAAGEGSRIREALIQRGASLSDRLIADLEARAESATERMSVPLMALTSLFLLALIYAAMAAFQSGA, from the coding sequence ATGATCCAGCTGATCGTCATCGGCGCGCTGCTCGGCGCCGCCCTCGCCTGGCTGGTCACCGCCGTGGCGCCGAGACGGCTGTCGGTGGCCGAAGCGCTCGACGCCGTGCGGCGTCCGCCCGCGCCGCCGCTGGCCGGTGTGGCACGCGCCCAGCACGCCGTGGCGGCGCCGCTGTACCAGCTGCGGCTGCCCCGGGCGCAGACCCTGCTCGACCTGGCGGTCCTGGAACGCGACCCGACCAGCTTCCTGGTCACCCAGCTCGGCCTGGCCGCGTTGGGGCTGGTCGCGCCCACCGCCACCGTGGCCGGGCTCAACCTCATGGGCGCCGGCATCGGCTGGGGTGTCCCGCTGGGGCTCAGTGTGCTGCTGGCCGCGGGCGGTTACGTCGTCGCCGAACTGTCGGTGCGTGAGGAGGCCGACCAGCGGCGGCTGCTGATGCGCCACACCATCGCCGCCCTGCTGGACGTCATCCCCACGGCACTCGCCGCCGGGGCCGGGATCGAGCAGGCGATGACCAGCACCTCCCGTAACGCCTCCGGGTGGGCGGCGCAACGCATCCGCGACGCGCTCGCCCACGCCCGCGACAACCACATTCCCATCGCCCAGGCGCTGCGGGAACTCGGCGAGCAGACCGGCGTCGTCGAGCTCGAACAACTCGCCGGCAGCCTGCACCTGGCAGCGGGTGAAGGCAGCCGCATCCGCGAGGCCCTCATCCAGCGCGGCGCCAGCCTGTCCGACCGGCTCATCGCCGATCTGGAGGCCAGGGCCGAATCCGCGACCGAACGCATGTCGGTGCCACTGATGGCGCTGACCAGCCTGTTCCTGCTCGCCCTCATCTACGCCGCCATGGCCGCGTTCCAGTCCGGAGCGTGA
- a CDS encoding DUF2637 domain-containing protein: MTTAIPPTDARPRQTEPPTDTPATVRSLKRIRWAVRATLILGVVASVAANVLHAQPHPISQTIAAWPPVALLLTVELISRVPVHRKLLAAARLIATTAIAGIAAWVSYWHMAGVASRYGETGLSAYLLPISVDGLIVVASISLVELSARLQLAQPTPAATPPTPHTEKAEPPPAKQKAATALVNRPDNLTNSALAADIANGDPPPADPADHTPNDQPNPAGNPDTATHDPDSEQNSADADTDEPHHGNDSESPGDEARQRRRRGTTRRAVIDAYREDPTQHPTAIAETVGTSERTVRRYLDEFRTIPGKNSPNGTNGAQHTHNGNAR, encoded by the coding sequence ATGACCACAGCGATCCCGCCCACCGACGCCCGACCGCGGCAAACCGAACCTCCGACCGACACACCGGCCACCGTCCGCAGCCTCAAACGCATTCGTTGGGCGGTCCGAGCCACCCTGATCCTCGGTGTGGTCGCCTCCGTAGCCGCAAACGTCCTACACGCCCAACCCCACCCGATCAGCCAGACCATCGCCGCCTGGCCACCCGTGGCGCTACTGCTCACCGTCGAACTGATCTCCCGCGTCCCAGTCCACCGCAAACTCCTGGCCGCCGCACGGCTGATCGCCACCACCGCCATCGCCGGCATCGCCGCATGGGTGTCCTACTGGCACATGGCCGGCGTCGCCTCCCGCTACGGCGAGACCGGCCTATCGGCCTACCTACTACCCATCTCAGTAGACGGTCTCATCGTCGTCGCCAGCATCAGCCTGGTCGAACTATCGGCACGGCTCCAACTCGCCCAACCCACCCCAGCGGCGACGCCACCCACACCACACACGGAAAAAGCGGAGCCACCACCCGCAAAGCAGAAGGCAGCGACGGCGCTCGTCAACCGGCCCGACAACCTTACGAACAGTGCACTGGCAGCCGACATCGCCAACGGCGACCCACCACCGGCGGATCCCGCCGACCACACACCGAACGACCAGCCCAACCCCGCAGGCAACCCCGACACGGCTACACACGACCCCGACAGCGAACAGAATTCCGCCGACGCTGACACCGACGAACCACATCACGGGAACGACAGCGAAAGCCCAGGCGACGAGGCCCGACAGCGGCGACGCCGCGGCACCACTAGAAGAGCCGTCATCGACGCCTACCGTGAAGACCCCACCCAGCATCCGACCGCCATCGCGGAGACGGTCGGCACGTCCGAACGCACGGTACGCCGCTACCTCGACGAGTTCCGCACCATCCCTGGCAAGAACTCCCCGAACGGCACCAACGGGGCGCAGCACACCCACAACGGCAACGCGCGGTAA
- a CDS encoding SAF domain-containing protein, whose product MAVTAVTATPGRSGAASATGTGSEPPRGPVLRRRVSPLRVLLAVLLILGFALAGAVVADRIDTRLPVLATARGINAGQVITEADLTVVRVAADSTVATVSETDRGAVVGRTAAVPLVAGALLSPGQLGAAAWPPAGQALVAVGVKPGRLPSGVTAGSHVLVLIVPSSADVGTGGAAQVVQAEATVWSLEEAKDQSGDMAVSLLIAEVDGRRLAAVVGDVTLVQLGVGR is encoded by the coding sequence ATGGCTGTCACCGCGGTCACCGCCACGCCGGGGCGTTCCGGCGCCGCGTCGGCCACCGGGACCGGATCGGAGCCGCCACGTGGGCCGGTGCTTCGCCGGCGGGTCAGTCCGCTGCGGGTGCTGCTCGCGGTCCTGCTGATCCTCGGCTTCGCGTTGGCCGGCGCGGTCGTGGCCGACAGGATCGACACCCGCCTCCCGGTCCTGGCCACCGCCCGTGGGATCAACGCGGGCCAGGTCATCACCGAGGCCGACCTCACGGTGGTGCGGGTCGCCGCCGACAGCACGGTGGCCACGGTGTCCGAGACCGACCGCGGTGCTGTGGTGGGCAGGACCGCGGCGGTTCCGCTTGTGGCCGGTGCCCTGTTGTCCCCGGGGCAGCTCGGCGCGGCGGCGTGGCCGCCGGCGGGCCAGGCACTGGTCGCTGTGGGTGTGAAGCCGGGCCGGCTGCCATCGGGCGTCACCGCTGGCAGTCACGTCCTGGTGCTGATCGTGCCGAGCTCCGCGGACGTTGGGACGGGCGGCGCTGCGCAGGTGGTGCAGGCGGAGGCCACGGTGTGGTCGCTCGAAGAGGCGAAGGACCAGTCCGGTGACATGGCTGTGTCGTTGTTGATCGCCGAGGTGGACGGTCGCCGGCTGGCGGCCGTGGTCGGTGACGTGACCCTGGTGCAGCTCGGTGTGGGGCGGTGA
- a CDS encoding type II secretion system F family protein: MRALFAVLGAGFALAVLLLISGLRARPKRPRALQVRRESVGISAVRLAGVLAVAAVAGVATRWPVAAILAGIAAYTLPAVIGPDRAHRRDLARVEAIAAWAENLSGTLRSAAGLEQTIAETAAVAPAEIRAELVTLGAAPRAGIRLPAALRGFARDMADPTADLVANVLLQAAEHEARDISGSLDGVGRAARRQASARLRIATGRARTRTSVRIIITVVLGSAVGLVMFARDFLSPYDTALGQLILAVLGAGFAACLLWMVRIGRVPDMPRILTGGDDPALVVQVAPR; this comes from the coding sequence ATGCGTGCCCTGTTCGCGGTGCTGGGCGCCGGGTTCGCCCTGGCCGTGCTGCTGCTGATCTCCGGGCTGCGGGCCCGCCCGAAGCGGCCCCGGGCCCTCCAGGTCCGGCGGGAGAGTGTGGGGATCTCCGCGGTGCGTCTGGCTGGTGTGCTCGCCGTCGCGGCCGTCGCCGGGGTGGCGACCCGGTGGCCGGTCGCCGCGATCCTGGCCGGGATCGCCGCCTACACCCTGCCGGCGGTGATCGGACCGGACCGCGCCCACAGACGCGACCTCGCCCGGGTGGAGGCGATCGCCGCGTGGGCCGAGAACCTGTCCGGCACGCTGCGTTCGGCCGCCGGCCTGGAACAGACCATCGCCGAGACCGCGGCCGTCGCCCCGGCGGAGATCCGCGCCGAACTCGTCACGCTGGGTGCCGCGCCGCGCGCCGGGATCCGGCTCCCGGCAGCGCTCCGCGGCTTCGCCCGCGACATGGCGGACCCGACCGCGGATCTGGTCGCGAACGTGCTGCTGCAGGCGGCCGAGCACGAGGCCCGTGACATCTCCGGCAGCCTCGACGGGGTGGGCCGCGCGGCGCGCCGGCAGGCGTCGGCGCGGTTGCGGATCGCCACCGGCCGGGCCCGGACCCGCACCTCGGTGCGGATCATCATCACGGTCGTCCTGGGCAGCGCCGTCGGCCTGGTGATGTTCGCCCGGGACTTCCTCAGCCCGTACGACACCGCGCTCGGGCAGTTGATCCTCGCCGTCCTCGGCGCCGGATTCGCCGCCTGTCTGCTGTGGATGGTGCGTATCGGTCGGGTGCCGGACATGCCGCGTATCCTCACCGGCGGCGACGACCCCGCCCTCGTCGTGCAGGTGGCGCCGCGATGA
- a CDS encoding BTAD domain-containing putative transcriptional regulator, which yields MLLTHRLGRTAVRAGSGLALLTVTAGVPTGLVFFIGWPLPHDLPTTWDQIAAILTGGFPDTAVVGLLAVALWLVWASFCHALAVEVAAARRGKSARRIRLISPMQALAALLVAGLAAGPAAASVAIVTPTPALAPYLVEPAASQTGQPVTPLAARTGDHHPAPFVDATPRTPPAAPPASPTSLDGVPTDLPRFALAAHTGPLTVTAAGTPYTVIVQRGDTLWDLAQAWLGDPHRWTEIYQLNSDRYDGNGRIHPGEGRMHGGDHIEPTWQLVLPDDATPPPTAKPDTYIPPATTEPATPPPAGTTPTSPPTTPHTPTPAATAQPPTPAEPTIAPGDDGVVGDNPNQANPSATTSPTPTSGNATTSPSATATADPAPPRTDRPPPGVSLTGDSWVDLGLALAIAAAATVVWRLRRRRYTPRPPSAHTRTDDPDLTPLPDIVTKVRRGLRTATPDTDDSLHDLLDHTVDTDEDDNPIDEDPSTDNDQTDDDLAADGQADEPEPAEPTPLNLPALGNPMLTAWPPAGLGLTGPGAEAAARGFLTTALAAGSIDDPHGRSSVVLPAATLATLLGAAAVNVPDTPRLTVTGNLTETLELLEEQTLHRTRLLYGHEVDTVTQLRDADPHEEPLPPILLLADATVPHERARIAALLAQGQRLDIHGVLLGTWPDGNTVVVAGDGTTSPAEGEGSRHGSHPADIGRLTVITAAETAALLTTLAESHTGLPQPPAPAEQQPHIHATTTGPATPTDHHKPATGPAPDPDTATSPDQLPGVTPGPDTTRAPTVEAHTTSPNSAAAAAARPDGDDDGQDLDDHETDDVTDGPGVVAVQVLGRPTIVGADPDQPLRAKALELLVYLIARDGGATVDAMKEDLVPDATVSKAPHRIHTYVYALRLALKRTGGRATYITHPRHRYLLNRDTLDVDLWRMREALADAGTATGDARIAALRRAVATYHGPFADGTRYEWAEPYREAIRRQALDAHLTLADALRDQPDEALTVLDAAIAHDPYAEQLYQAAMRRHADLNDIDAITARLTELTRRLEELDVEPTDDTSELAATLTDDIRRRARRAPGTAP from the coding sequence ATGCTGCTGACGCACCGGCTGGGCCGGACCGCCGTCCGCGCCGGCAGCGGCCTCGCCCTGCTCACCGTGACCGCCGGAGTCCCCACCGGCCTGGTGTTCTTCATCGGCTGGCCCCTTCCCCACGACCTGCCCACCACCTGGGATCAGATCGCGGCGATCCTCACCGGCGGGTTCCCCGACACCGCCGTGGTCGGCCTGCTCGCGGTCGCACTGTGGCTGGTCTGGGCATCGTTCTGTCACGCCCTCGCCGTCGAAGTGGCCGCCGCCCGCCGGGGAAAGTCGGCACGACGGATCCGGCTGATCTCCCCGATGCAGGCCCTGGCCGCGCTGCTGGTCGCCGGACTCGCCGCCGGCCCCGCCGCCGCGTCCGTCGCCATCGTCACGCCGACACCAGCCCTCGCCCCCTACCTCGTCGAACCCGCCGCATCGCAGACCGGCCAGCCGGTTACCCCCCTCGCCGCCCGGACCGGCGACCACCACCCGGCGCCGTTCGTCGACGCCACCCCCCGGACACCGCCCGCTGCTCCGCCCGCCTCACCGACCAGCCTCGACGGTGTGCCCACCGACCTGCCCCGGTTCGCCCTCGCCGCGCACACCGGACCACTGACGGTCACCGCCGCCGGCACCCCGTACACCGTCATCGTGCAACGCGGCGACACCCTGTGGGACCTCGCACAGGCATGGCTGGGCGACCCGCACCGCTGGACAGAGATCTACCAGCTCAACTCCGACCGCTACGACGGCAACGGCCGCATCCACCCCGGCGAGGGCCGCATGCACGGCGGCGACCACATAGAGCCGACCTGGCAGCTGGTCCTGCCCGACGACGCGACCCCGCCCCCCACCGCGAAACCAGACACATACATCCCCCCGGCCACCACCGAGCCGGCCACCCCACCACCCGCCGGCACCACCCCGACGTCGCCGCCCACCACCCCACACACCCCGACGCCGGCGGCCACCGCCCAACCACCCACCCCGGCCGAACCCACCATCGCGCCAGGTGACGACGGCGTGGTCGGCGACAACCCGAACCAGGCGAACCCGTCAGCCACCACGTCACCGACGCCGACCAGCGGCAACGCCACGACCAGCCCATCGGCGACGGCGACAGCCGACCCCGCACCGCCACGGACGGACCGGCCGCCGCCAGGGGTGTCACTGACCGGAGACAGCTGGGTCGACCTCGGCCTCGCGCTCGCCATCGCCGCCGCCGCCACCGTGGTGTGGCGGCTACGCCGCCGCCGCTACACACCCCGCCCACCCAGCGCCCACACCCGGACAGACGACCCGGACCTGACGCCGCTACCCGACATCGTGACCAAAGTCCGCCGTGGCCTCCGCACCGCCACCCCGGACACCGACGACAGCCTGCACGACCTGCTCGACCACACCGTCGACACCGACGAGGACGACAACCCCATCGACGAAGACCCGTCCACCGACAACGATCAGACCGACGACGACCTCGCCGCCGACGGTCAGGCCGACGAGCCAGAGCCGGCCGAACCGACGCCGCTGAACCTGCCCGCCCTCGGCAACCCGATGCTCACCGCGTGGCCACCCGCCGGTCTGGGCCTGACCGGCCCCGGAGCCGAGGCCGCGGCGCGCGGCTTCCTCACCACCGCGCTCGCCGCCGGCAGCATCGACGACCCCCACGGGCGCAGCAGCGTCGTACTGCCCGCCGCCACCCTCGCCACCCTGCTCGGCGCCGCCGCCGTCAACGTGCCCGACACACCCCGGCTCACCGTGACCGGAAACCTCACCGAGACCCTCGAACTGCTGGAAGAACAGACACTGCACCGCACCCGCCTGCTGTACGGGCACGAGGTCGACACCGTCACGCAACTACGCGACGCCGACCCACACGAGGAACCACTGCCACCGATCCTGCTGCTCGCCGACGCCACCGTCCCACACGAACGGGCCCGCATCGCCGCCCTACTCGCCCAGGGACAACGCCTGGACATCCACGGAGTCCTACTCGGAACGTGGCCCGACGGCAACACCGTCGTCGTGGCCGGCGACGGCACCACCAGCCCCGCCGAAGGCGAAGGCTCGCGGCACGGCAGCCACCCCGCCGACATCGGCCGCCTCACCGTCATCACCGCCGCCGAGACAGCCGCGCTGCTAACCACCCTCGCCGAATCCCACACCGGCCTACCCCAGCCGCCGGCACCCGCCGAACAGCAGCCCCACATCCATGCCACCACCACCGGGCCCGCGACGCCCACAGACCACCACAAGCCCGCTACCGGTCCCGCCCCGGACCCCGACACCGCCACCAGCCCTGATCAGCTTCCCGGCGTCACACCAGGCCCGGACACCACCCGGGCCCCGACGGTCGAGGCGCACACGACCAGTCCGAACAGCGCCGCAGCGGCAGCCGCCCGGCCCGACGGCGACGACGACGGCCAGGACCTGGACGACCACGAAACCGATGACGTCACCGACGGACCCGGCGTCGTCGCGGTGCAGGTCCTCGGCCGGCCGACCATCGTCGGCGCCGACCCCGACCAGCCGCTGCGCGCCAAGGCCCTGGAACTGCTGGTGTACCTGATCGCCCGCGACGGCGGCGCCACCGTCGACGCCATGAAAGAGGACCTGGTACCCGACGCCACCGTCTCCAAGGCACCCCACCGCATCCACACCTACGTCTACGCCCTGCGCCTGGCCCTCAAACGCACCGGCGGAAGGGCCACCTACATCACCCACCCACGCCACCGGTACCTCCTCAACCGCGACACCCTCGACGTCGACCTGTGGCGCATGCGCGAGGCGCTGGCCGATGCCGGCACCGCCACCGGCGACGCCCGGATCGCGGCGCTACGACGAGCGGTCGCCACCTACCACGGCCCGTTCGCCGACGGAACCCGCTACGAGTGGGCCGAACCGTACCGGGAGGCCATACGCCGACAGGCCCTCGACGCCCACCTCACCCTCGCCGACGCGCTACGCGACCAACCGGACGAGGCCCTCACCGTGCTCGACGCCGCCATCGCCCACGACCCCTACGCCGAACAGCTCTACCAGGCGGCGATGCGCCGCCACGCCGACCTCAACGACATCGACGCGATCACCGCCCGGCTCACGGAGCTGACCCGCCGCCTGGAAGAACTCGACGTCGAACCCACCGACGACACCAGCGAACTCGCCGCCACCCTCACCGACGACATACGTCGCCGCGCCCGCCGCGCCCCAGGCACCGCCCCATGA